The following are encoded in a window of Arthrobacter sp. OAP107 genomic DNA:
- a CDS encoding sigma 54-interacting transcriptional regulator → MSDRPDIFTVGELRASGHVHKDLRHEIRDNLIAALAAGRDPWPGLFGFSRTVLPQLERALIAGHDVVLLGERGQGKTRLLRTLAGLLDEWSPVIEDSELNEHPYEPITEQSRARALTEGDRMRVAWRHRSERYVEKLATPDTSVADLIGDVDPMRVAEGRRLGDPETIHYGLVPRSNRGIIAINELPDLAERIQVSMLNVMEERDIQIRGYVLRLPLDVLVVASANPEDYTNRGRIITPLKDRFGAEIRTHYPIELDDEVSVIRQEGKLVADVPPVILEILARYTRALRQSPAINQTSGVSARFAIAGAETVAAAALRRASVRGEDPAVARIIDLETAVEVLTGKIEFESGEEGREQGVLDHLLRTATAEAVRAHFQGIDMGPLVAALDGHTTVTTGDQVTAREFLENLPSLNGSSLYDKIGDRLGATNDGQRAAAVELALEGLYLARRISKESDDEETVYG, encoded by the coding sequence GTGAGTGATCGTCCCGATATCTTCACCGTTGGCGAACTGCGTGCATCCGGCCACGTCCACAAGGACCTGCGCCACGAAATCCGCGACAACCTCATCGCGGCGCTCGCCGCCGGACGCGATCCGTGGCCCGGACTGTTCGGATTCAGCCGGACCGTCCTGCCGCAGCTCGAGCGTGCCCTGATAGCCGGGCACGACGTCGTCCTGCTCGGCGAACGCGGGCAGGGCAAGACCCGGCTGCTCCGCACCCTCGCCGGGCTGCTGGACGAGTGGTCGCCGGTGATCGAGGATTCCGAGCTCAACGAACACCCGTACGAACCCATCACCGAGCAGTCCCGCGCCCGCGCCCTCACCGAAGGGGACCGGATGCGGGTGGCCTGGCGCCACCGCTCCGAACGCTACGTCGAAAAGCTCGCGACGCCGGACACCTCCGTGGCCGACCTGATCGGTGACGTCGACCCGATGCGCGTGGCCGAGGGCCGCCGCCTCGGGGACCCGGAGACCATCCACTATGGCCTCGTCCCGCGCTCCAACCGCGGCATCATCGCCATCAACGAGCTCCCGGACCTCGCCGAGCGGATCCAGGTGTCGATGCTCAACGTGATGGAGGAGCGCGACATCCAGATCCGCGGCTACGTGCTGCGGCTGCCGCTGGATGTGCTCGTCGTTGCCTCCGCCAACCCGGAGGACTACACCAACCGCGGCCGGATCATCACGCCGCTGAAGGACCGTTTCGGCGCCGAAATCCGCACCCACTATCCCATCGAGCTCGATGACGAGGTCTCTGTCATTCGGCAGGAGGGGAAGCTGGTGGCGGACGTGCCGCCCGTCATCCTTGAGATCCTGGCCCGCTACACCCGGGCGCTGCGGCAGTCGCCGGCCATCAACCAGACCTCCGGCGTTTCCGCGCGGTTCGCCATCGCCGGCGCCGAAACCGTCGCCGCCGCCGCACTGCGCCGGGCCAGCGTGCGCGGCGAGGATCCGGCCGTGGCGCGCATCATCGACCTCGAGACCGCCGTCGAGGTCCTGACGGGAAAGATCGAGTTCGAGTCGGGCGAGGAAGGCCGTGAGCAAGGCGTCCTCGACCATCTCCTGCGGACGGCCACCGCGGAAGCTGTCCGGGCGCACTTCCAGGGCATCGACATGGGCCCGCTCGTGGCCGCGCTCGACGGCCACACCACCGTGACCACAGGGGACCAGGTCACGGCACGGGAGTTTCTCGAGAACCTTCCGTCCCTCAACGGCTCAAGTCTCTACGACAAAATCGGTGACCGCCTTGGCGCGACAAACGACGGACAGCGGGCGGCCGCCGTCGAACTTGCCCTGGAGGGCCTTTACCTCGCCCGGCGGATCTCCAAGGAGTCCGACGACGAGGAAACGGTCTACGGCTAA
- a CDS encoding VWA domain-containing protein: MTLHNRSRYGRYAGGPDPLAPPVDLAEALDAIAEDVMAGYSPRHALQEFLRRGGQNREGLDNLARRVQQRRSELLGRHRLDGTLNEVKKLLDTAVLEERKQLARDAMMDNNDRAFREMQLQNLPPSTAAAVNELASYDWQSSTAREAYERIKDLLGREVLDQRFAGMKQALENATDEDREAVGEMLRDLNELLGKHRRGEDTDADFREFMAKHGDYFPENPQSVEELVDALAKRAAAAQRMLQSMSPEQREELMRLSAQAFGSAELMAQLNQLDDSLRALRPGEDWNGSERFQGQEGLGLGDGTGVLQDIGELDELSEQLSQSYNGSTLDDLDLDALARQLGQNAAVTARTLAEIERAMQDGGYLRRGADGDLRLSPQAMRRLGKSLLRDTAKQLSGRQGGRDTRVAGAAGEQTGSSRQWEFGDAEPWDVTRTMTNAIRRTMADGGDPGQGLRLAVGDIEVTETEARTQAAVVLLADVSFSMAAEGRWVPMKRTALALHHLVSTRFRGDRLQLITFGRYAQSMDIGELTALPALREQGTNLHHGLLLAGRFFRQHPSMQPVLLVVSDGEPTAHLLADGESWFSWPPDPETIRITVAELDRLARAGTQATFFRLGDDPGLERFVRRLARRIDGRVVAPDTGDLGAAVVGEYLRAHFRGRYYDDDWAAGI; encoded by the coding sequence ATGACCCTTCACAACCGGTCCAGGTACGGCCGGTACGCCGGAGGTCCGGATCCGCTTGCCCCGCCGGTGGACCTGGCGGAGGCGCTCGACGCGATCGCCGAGGACGTCATGGCAGGGTACTCCCCCCGCCACGCCCTGCAGGAGTTCCTGCGGCGCGGCGGCCAGAACCGCGAAGGGCTGGACAACCTGGCCCGGCGCGTCCAGCAGCGGCGGAGTGAACTGCTGGGCCGGCACCGGCTGGACGGCACGCTCAACGAGGTCAAGAAGCTGCTCGATACCGCCGTCCTGGAGGAGCGCAAGCAGCTGGCCCGCGATGCCATGATGGACAACAACGACCGCGCCTTCCGGGAGATGCAGCTGCAGAACCTGCCACCGTCCACGGCGGCTGCGGTCAACGAACTCGCGTCCTATGACTGGCAGTCGAGCACCGCACGGGAAGCCTACGAGCGGATCAAGGACCTGCTGGGCCGCGAAGTCCTGGACCAGCGGTTTGCCGGCATGAAGCAGGCGCTCGAGAACGCCACCGACGAAGACCGCGAAGCCGTGGGCGAGATGCTGCGTGACCTCAACGAGCTGCTCGGCAAGCACCGCCGCGGCGAGGACACCGACGCGGATTTCCGGGAGTTCATGGCCAAGCACGGCGACTATTTTCCGGAGAACCCGCAGTCGGTCGAGGAACTGGTGGACGCCCTCGCCAAGCGTGCCGCCGCGGCCCAGCGGATGCTGCAGTCCATGTCCCCCGAGCAACGCGAGGAGCTGATGCGGCTGTCCGCGCAGGCGTTCGGCTCGGCGGAACTCATGGCACAGCTCAACCAGCTCGACGACAGCCTGCGCGCCCTGCGTCCCGGCGAGGACTGGAACGGCTCCGAACGCTTCCAAGGCCAGGAGGGGCTTGGTCTGGGCGACGGCACAGGAGTGCTGCAGGACATCGGCGAACTGGACGAACTGTCCGAACAGCTGTCCCAGTCCTACAACGGATCGACCCTCGACGACCTGGACCTCGATGCCCTGGCGCGCCAGCTCGGGCAGAACGCCGCCGTGACGGCCCGCACGCTCGCGGAGATCGAGCGGGCGATGCAGGACGGCGGCTACCTGCGGCGCGGTGCCGACGGCGACCTGAGGCTGTCGCCCCAGGCCATGCGGCGGCTTGGAAAGTCACTTCTGCGGGATACTGCCAAGCAGCTGTCCGGTCGGCAGGGCGGCCGGGACACCCGCGTCGCCGGGGCCGCCGGCGAGCAGACCGGCTCCAGCCGCCAGTGGGAGTTCGGCGACGCGGAGCCCTGGGACGTCACCCGGACCATGACCAACGCCATCCGGCGCACCATGGCCGACGGCGGCGATCCCGGCCAGGGACTGCGGCTCGCCGTGGGCGATATTGAGGTGACGGAGACGGAGGCCCGCACCCAGGCCGCCGTCGTCCTGCTTGCCGACGTGTCCTTCTCGATGGCAGCCGAGGGGCGGTGGGTGCCGATGAAGCGCACGGCGCTGGCCCTGCACCACCTCGTCTCTACCCGCTTCCGCGGCGACCGGCTGCAGCTGATCACGTTCGGCCGGTATGCGCAGTCCATGGACATAGGCGAGCTCACGGCTCTGCCGGCGCTCCGCGAACAGGGGACCAACCTGCACCACGGCCTGCTGCTGGCCGGCCGCTTCTTCCGCCAGCACCCGTCGATGCAGCCCGTCCTGCTGGTGGTGAGCGACGGCGAGCCTACCGCCCATCTGCTGGCCGACGGCGAATCGTGGTTCAGCTGGCCGCCGGATCCGGAAACCATCCGCATCACCGTCGCGGAGCTGGACCGGCTGGCGCGCGCCGGCACGCAAGCCACCTTCTTCCGGCTCGGCGATGACCCGGGCCTGGAACGGTTCGTGCGGCGGCTGGCCCGCCGGATCGACGGCCGGGTGGTCGCCCCCGACACCGGTGACCTGGGGGCCGCCGTGGTGGGGGAGTACCTCCGTGCCCACTTCCGCGGCCGCTATTACGACGACGACTGGGCCGCCGGGATTTAG